The sequence aaaagtaaaatttaccttTAGGAACTACAAAATCGCCCACTTTTACGTCCTCTTCTAATTGTCTACCAATAGCTGGTAATGCTGGAAATAATCTCATAGTCTCTTTTATAACCCgttctaaatattctaatttattaagatCATATAGGCCTGGTTCTGTATACTTATCATTACCAAATATATAATCTAGCTCTTCATGAACCTGTTCAAAaaagaacaatgaaaaattaaaaagtttttaataatttagtcattaatcctaactaaatattttactagatatagaagaattttatttaatgggcAAAGGCTAATACTAATTACGTATTAGCCTTTGCCCATAAAGAATCTTATTGCATAAGATTCTTGCATAAGAATCTAtctgcataagaaaaaattgattagaaaaaTACTAAATGATTTATTAAGATGTGCGCTGATTGATTAGAAGGCTCTTCaagaaagtatattttcaaagaaaaggcAGAATGATAGAATAGTTGCTAGGACATTATAACATGAAACTATAGATGCATGACAGGGGAGGTAAAACAATAAACTTGTTAGTAAATTTATCTGTCACATaactccattaattattttagagATAACTTAAAAAGTAGATGGTCATAGaggattttttaacacatttgttCCCATGAAAAATCACTGGTtaggaaaaataagaattatttataatatttcatgtagGCTGAGAGGGTCatactgtgttattttttatttgaccacTAGAAGAGGATTTGCAGAGAAAATAATGCTTGTATCAGCGTGCGAGAGAATCTTCGGAAATATAGGTAATATTTAGTATTAGgaaaacaagaaagaattttACATCTTTTTGTACATCAAATGATGAAATGTAGTCAGGAGGTATATAATAAACTGATGCTTTTTTGTAGAATTCTCCAGGTTTATAGATAGTTAGGGTAGTTAATTTAGAAACAGGTTCTGGTGTTAACTTTAATGATTGGGaagtaatggatttttttttatttttgttgttgcagATATACgaggtttataaataaactaatgagtatggttcagaaaagttttatttacagtccaattaTACATCGACTCTaacacctttgaaatagttcccttgggaagccacgcaatgcttcaaatggtttccCCATTCTTcacagcagtgttggaactcagaaactggaatatcatTCAGatgttcagttacatttttttaatgttttctactgttcgaaaatggtgtcctttggtgttttttttaagtcgcagggactcaagtcaggtgaataaggtggttgaggaactacagtaatgtttttctttgccaaaaaattattaattgtgagtgcagtgtgacaaggttcATTGTCGGGATGCAGCATCCAGTTTGGTGGCTGTTCTCATGCAGGCAActtttttccgcagtctttcaagaatttctcagtaaacatattgatttacagtctgtcctgtaggcaaaaactccttatggacaatgccattactgtcaaagaaacaaattagcatggttttgatttttgatttgctcagtTTTGCTTTTTTAGTATGTGgggagtttgaagtgtgccactccttgctgtggcattttgtttctgggtcgtactcaaatatacaAGATTCATCTTCAGTAATAACATtagttttagaaaatcaggattagTTCAATTCATCCAAAAAGATCACGGCACACTCCCAcattgttgtttttctgttcaacattgaggttttttgggaccaattttgcacaaacttttttcatgtccaattcatttgtaaaaatttgatggacagtggtatggttcaaattcaattgttctgcaattatgctgacagttaatcgctggtCTTACCATATCAAGTCAAGATTATCAAGCCATATCATATCAAGATTTgttcaacattgtcatcactttttgacatttatggtcttccagagcgtggatcgtttgcaactgattcctggccatttGAACACACGTTTTAAACCACGTTGAAaattgggctcatgacagagcatcatctccatacgccaTTTTCAGTAGcgttctcacagagtttaacacaaaacttgattgcacaatattgtatataattaatatcactcatttttgtaatgcacaacaaaaacctGTTTTCACATAAAGTTTGTTTACTCTCATGTggtaacaatagactaaaaatattaatactgaatataaatcagcttttcatataattgtatgtttactttggctgccaaaaaaactagtctcattactttatttacagaatttgtaAGTTggtaatcttattaatattttcattgatcCATTTCTGTTCTTCTTGGCTTAAAGGAATGTTCGTAATGGCTTAAGGGAATGTTTGGTAAGGCTATgggttatttctattttattttatttttagtctacaTGTAATGTATGAACAACATAAATATTGCttggaaaaaatattacctgCAGTTTATATGATGGATAAACCTGGTTTTTTTGTACcattgattatattataattgtattatcattaatcaattaatttgttattgataaataaatctaCGTAGTGCTTTCTGCaacttatttttgttacattaattaaaattaaaaaaaaaatcatatctatgAAGTTGTTAAAATTCAACACTAGTGatgcctttatttttttctggaggTTACACCATAATCAAaagcataatttcaaaataaacataaaaaaattaaaatgtaaaagaaaatagtgtttctttttatttagatgatttaaaattGAGCATATTGAtccacagaaattattatttttatcactataaaTGACAAAAGCagtcttaattaaaatacaatttcttaactgtttatatttaaattattaaaataatacataccaaTTCTTGTACATCTGGATGCATGGCGATTAATAAAAGTGCAAAACTCAATTCAGTAGCTGTAGTTTCTTGGCCACCAATTATAATAGTCATTGTTTCATCTCGCAATTCATTATCAGTCATTCCATTACCTAACATCAAATCTAAGAATGCCAATTTACCACCATCTTCTGTAAACGATAAAGaaagttttacttaattacaatctttaaaatatcttttaatgaaaggcttacaatttattgttaagaAGAATCCTGAATAAATTATCCTGAACATAAGCAGTACCTTGGTCGATTGTCTTCTTTGTCTACTTCTTTCCTGATGAAAGATAGTATATATTGTTAAGACATCAAACataataagatgtaaattttgtttctacatAATTGTAGATCTCTATTGAGATTATCTATTGGATAAGTTTTTCACAGTTGTTCCAGTGTTTTTCAGTTGTCAGTTTTTGTCTagtacaaagaaagaaaattcagtcataaaaaaagagaaaaaaaaccatCTCTcatataagattttgaaaattttatttacttgaagtTTTCTtcgtaaaatcttattttttgataaaatgccTCCTATacaagaaacatataaaaaacttaTGCAAGAGAACTAGAAATCTGTTTAAACTTCCTGTAGTTCTtatggaaaacagaaataaacaacaaaattgcaTACAGgctaataatactttaatttaaaaaaaaaattaattacactggtcaacataaaatttggaaccgAACAGGGAgttctatataataatttgtatgctgaatctgaatatctATTTTGAAACAAACCATCACGtaacattcttaagttacaaaacaccttaaatttatttattccattattctTGGAAcgaacaatacaaataagttagaaTCTCTGTATGTTTGcccacatctgatttatattgcaATGCATGCTGTAGAACcgtatttgatacataacagttgaaTGCTGTCATTTCATTccaagccagacatgtatagaAAAGTCAGAGTCAGATAATGAGCAATTCAAcatgaaattttcttcatgttgtAGCTCTTGGTATGACTAGCTGTATTCTTTaattgtggtagtggttttatcatacatatatatattacaatcaacaaaattgtttataagtaaTGCTATAGatgtagtgaaagatttttatgacagaacaaattttggtattattttattgaacatcaagatttgttaagttgtgtgtatgtgtgtttgtgttttattgcactccatgggaaacaattttatgaagaattttgagtaattaagtattaacaaattaaaacttaattatttttataattaagtatttttttagtatttcagtttactttctttcattaaaacattttgaattttacaataaataaaaatcggttttgtaaaaattctccaaatattttttgttacttttgcgGAGAATTCGCCaccaaaagttaataaaaaccactatcaaatctgctgaaaactgtttacagacattattttgactgtcccttgggagaccgAGATAAATCCTGGGGTCCACATATAGCATGTATCaagtgctacattaaactaacacagtggttaaaaggaaaaaagagcatttgcgttttggcatacctatgatttggtGACAGCTTACTAAcaattatgatgactgctatttttgcttaacaaataataaaagcagtattgcatacccaaatgttcgttcagctataagatcagtacttcatggtgttgatttactgattccgattgctccaacttcttggaaagaaatttctgatttcccagaaggctcaaccaatgaatcctctacttcaatagatattaattacattccagaagaatcaaatacctaacctcacctcatcacacaagcagaactgagcgacctaattcgtgacttgtatttgttgaaacaacatacaaaattcctAGTTCATGTcctaaagaatggaatttattaaacaacaaaactaaaatttcagtatatagaaatcgaaacaaaaatttactgaaatactttagaagagatagtttaatt comes from Lycorma delicatula isolate Av1 chromosome 3, ASM4794821v1, whole genome shotgun sequence and encodes:
- the LOC142321278 gene encoding cytochrome P450 4C1-like, yielding MVQIWLQIPILFSLSNIKKVHDEAVKSTLQFTEKVIKEKHEEWEMSKDEYYKKLEDGGKLAFLDLMLGNGMTDNELRDETMTIIIGGQETTATELSFALLLIAMHPDVQELVHEELDYIFGNDKYTEPGLYDLNKLEYLERVIKETMRLFPALPAIGRQLEEDVKVGDFVVPKG